AATCTACAAACAAACGGCTGCTTACGGTCACTTCGGCCGTACAGATCTGGATGTACCTTGGGAACAAGTGGACAAAGTAGACCTTTTGAAAACTCAAGCAGGTCTGTAAGCTTCTGTTCAACACGTGTAGAAGCCCAAGATTCCTATAAGGAATCTTGGGCTTCTTTTTTTGCATTAGTATTATGGATATCTCTTCATTACAAAAAAGGAAATTATATTTACATATAATAACTATTCGCTAATCAAATATTTCCTTTTTGCCGAAATACATAAAGAGGTCTATACATGGAATAAACAGTTGAATCTGGATGAGGAGGAACGAAAGGTGAGTATAAAAGGAATGATCCGCAAGGGGATCATCGGATTGTTAATTGTATTATTGACTACGCAAGGTTGGTATAGTGGTTTGGGGTTGAAAGAGAGTACTGCATATGCAGATGACGATTTAACGGGTTTGGGGATTGAGTCATCTATGCCAGCATTAGGTGCTCGAAACGTTGATAGTACATTACCATTTAGTCTTGTCTTCAAGAAGCCAGTAAGAAAAGTTACAGGTACGCTAGAGAACATATCCATATACAGATTACCGGAGAACAAGCTGGTTGCAGAAGTTCCTGTGAATTCTGCAGTAAATGTTTTAGCCGATTCCGCTGATATCCCAGGTGTGTAGGAAAAATCATTAATTTTCAGTTGAACGAAGCATTAAAAGGTGGGCACTACGCCATTCGAATCGGAGCGAAATCCTTTGAATACGGAGATAATGAGCCTTTTGATGGCTTAAATGAAGAAGCTTGGTCATTCTATACCTTGGGACTAGGGGCTACGACTATAAATTCTTTATTCCCAATTAACGGTGCAGTTTCTGTTACTCGTGATTCAAATTTACAAGTAACTTTTAGCAATCCAATTGATGCTGGTGTGGGAGAAATCGTAATTTACGAAGGTGGCGTTGAGTTTGAGCAGTATGACATGGCTCTACCGCAGTCTCGTGTCGTGATTAGCGGCAATACGCTTACAATTGATCCCGTGAAAAGTTTTTCCAATAATGCTACATACTCAGTTGACATAGATCAAGGAGCTTTAAGAGACAAGGCAGGGAATGATGTCGCTGGAACAGGAATTAACGGGTGGCAGTTTACATTTTTTCAATCAGACCCAACTTCCTTAGTGGTATCTTCTCTATCACCATCTAACGGAGCGAGTGGAGTCGCGCTGACAGGAGAGCTGACAGTTACATATAACAAAGAGCTTGATCCTCGCTATCCCGGATCAGTAACGCTAAGAAATGCGAGCGGAGCAGTAATAACAACATCTACGTCTGTCAATAGCTCGAATCATCGACAGCTGCGAATTATCCCATCGAGTAGTCTAACTAGCAATACAAGCTATACCGTGGATATTCCAGGAGGACTGTTGCGAGACAAATCAGGTAATCTGTATACAGGACTTAACGGAGCCACATCGTGGACATTCCGTACACAAACGTTAGATCGAACTGCTCCTGTTCTCAAAACCTCCAAAATGTACAGTAATACCATCATTCGTCTGACCTATGATAAATTGCTCTCAAGTCTTGATCCTCTGCCATCCAGTTTCTCCGTTACTGTTAATGGGGAGTCACGTAGTGTATCTACGTCTTATGTGTCTGGAGATAGTGTTTACGTAGTTCTAGATACAGGTGTAGCAGTAGGACAAGTGGTTCGCATTGGATACTCCCCTGGATCATCAACGCGCAAAATTCAGGATTTATCTATGAATTCGGCAGCTGCCTTCGGAGCCAGAGATGTGGAAAATAGTTTGGAATCAATCATGTCCAAACCTAGAGAAGGCAGCGTCTATAACAGTACGCTCAATCTCTATTATCCTGAGACCGTATATATTAACTCTAGTGAAGCATACAAACAATTCAGCGTGACTGCAGATGGAACTTCTGTGGGTGTAAGTAGCATCTCAACCAATAACAGTTCACTTGTCACTCTTAACCTTAGTCGTTCGATCACAAATGGTGAGGTTGTTCGTGTATCCTATCAGCCGAGTGAATGGGCTGTAAAGGACAGTCGGGGTCAAGCGCTTGCTGGATTTAACGAATTTTACGTTCGTAACAGTATTGATACGAAGAACCCAGAGTTCCAAAACGCTGAGGTCAGCGGCAATAAACTGTGGATTCGCTACAACGAACCGCTAAGTAGATCAAATAAACCTTTGAAAAGTCAGTATTCGGTACTGGTAGACGGGAAAGCTGTATTTGTCAATGATTCGGAAATTGAAGATGATCTCGTGACACTGACATTGGCCTCGTCTGTCACTGATACACAGACCGTGACACTATCTTACGTTCCTGGAACGAGCCGTCTAACAGACCTAAACGGAAACCCGGCAGGATACTTGAATTTAACCCCCGTGACCTACACATATGGAAATGGAACGATTCTGTCTGGTGTGTTACAAGGAGACACGATACTTATTAACTTCCGTAATGCTTTAAAGACAGAATCTGCATTAAGTCCAGCTCAGTTCAGAGTACAGATTGGTAGCAATAACGTAGCTGTTAGCTCCGCATCGGCATCCGGCTCAGTTGTTACTTTAAAGTTGCCCACTTCTGCATCTGCAGGACAAACAGGAATCGTTAGTTATACACCGGGTGCAGTTTCGCTTCGGGATGCTCTTAATACTGAAGTAGATGCTTTTGGTCCACTGACATTGCAAATAAAAGAGGTAGATACAGTTACACCCACACCCACTGCTCCATTGAAGGGCCGTCCCTCATGGATTAGTGAAGTAGGTGCAGCTGAATCCGATTTTGGACAATCAATGTACATTATGAAAAGTGATACAGCTGCTGTCGAAACTATAACTTCACGGAACAATCGTCCAACACGGCAGTTTACCATTGATGAGACCAAGCTTGCCCAAGCATTTGAATATGCGTATTCTAGCGGGAAACTAAATCAACCCATCATGTTCGAAGTTCCAGAGAGTGAAGCAACAGCATCTGTGGGAATCCCGTTCCATACGCTCTCTCGGATAGCTGCAACTTACCGCACGGGTTCATTTGGCATTAAATATAGTGATAGTGTCTGGCTTGTGCCCTTGTCACAACTGGAAGTTGTGGCTATGGGACAAAGTGCAGGGATAACAACAGCCCCTGGTACTGCCATATTATATGTGCAGTTAGAGGCTCTTCCTATATTCTCCTTAGGAACGTTAGAGTATATGTTAACAAGTTCAAACGCTCAGCGACTGGCTAACGTGACAGAAGTTCATATTGAGCTCTATAACGGAAATACCGGGCAAACTGTAGAACAGAATATCAAAAGTCAATTTTGGATGCAACTTCCTGGAAACACGTCAACAGTCTTATCCGGATTCACTGCTGTGGATTCGAACACACAGACGTTATCCTATATACCAACAACTTTCAGAACTACAACATCTGGAATGGTTGCTAGAGGTAAATTAAACGGTAATCAGATCGTAGCCCCCGTGACTCATTTGGTAAGCTTCCCGAATGCAAAACCATGGGCACGAGATGCTATTACAGAGTTGGCCTCCAAGTGGATCATAAGTGCTGATAATCTTACTGCATTTAAGCCAGATATGAAAATCACTAGAGCAGAGTTTGCTGAGTTGATTGCCAAAGGATTAGGGCTAAAAGGCAATCGTGCAGCTGCACAACAGTTCCGAGATTTGAATGCAAACAGTTCAACTTATGCATATATAGGCGCTGCAGTGGAGGCGAAAATTATTGAGGGTGTTGGCGATAATAAATTCCAACCCAATAGATTCATCACCCGGGAACAAATGGCCATTATGTTGATGAGAGCAATGAATTATGCTGGGCAATCAGCACCCCTTCAACTTTCAGTTGAGGATACCTTATCTAAATTCAAGGATAAGAAATCTATTAAATCCAAGGACATTGTTGCCAAAGCAGTACAGACAGAAATTATTAATGGTGTGTCGGATACTGAATTTAAGCCGCTGGCACATGCAACAAAAGCACAAGCGGCAGTCATGCTAAAACGTATGCTAAATAGAATTGGTTATCTGTAACCGGTAATCTTAAAGACATAAACAATGTTAGGTATCTAAAAAGCACATCAGCCGAACTACTCACGCTGATGTGTTTCTTTTTATATTGACCAATATATGAATGAATGGAATATTCATCGGAGATATGACAGAGTGCTATTTTCAAAATCTATGCATGCTAATATAGGGGGCAAACGTAACTTTTTCCACAAAAAGCAGTCTATTAATAGAAGAGTATACTAGAGATCTCGCTATCGGCTGCCTACTTGGCAGTGTTCGTGATGTCTAAGATTGATATACAAGATGGGAGAGACGTTTCAGACATGCTGGGGAAACATGGGAAACAGCTGGAAGACGTTAAGGGCAGTAAGGTGAAGAAATGGGCAATTGTGACGCTGGCGGGTGTGATCTGGATTGCACCGGTGATGAGCGCAGGCGGGCAGATGTGGTCAGGCACTTCGTGGCAATCGGTGGCCGCTGCAGCATCTACAAATACAAGCAAGTTGAGTGAAGAAATTCTGACTTCGGGTGCGAAGCTCATGAAATACAGATATACAACAACACGTTCCGGTTCCAAGGTCAACGTACTGGCGGATGTAATCCAGGTGGATCTGCAGAACCCGTATGTGAAGCTGGATGTAATGACAGGCAAGGGCGGTAATCTGAACAGTAAACAGAGCACAGGTGCCATGGCCAAGGAAAATGGTGCAGTAGCTGCTGTAAATGGCGATTACTTCAATGTATCCGGGGAACTCTCGCCAATTGGTGGACAGGTCTCCGATGGCGTTCTGGTCTCCACACCTTCCGAACTGTCAGGCATGTATGCCCTCACGGTGACCAAGGATGGCAAACCGATGATCGATGAGTATTCTTTTGACGGAACAGTGAAGGCGCAGGATGGTTCAACTTTTGCTTTGCGTGGGATAAATAAAGAGGATTATACGGTAGAGTCGGGTGCGGTGAAGTATAGTCATGCCAACTCGATGTATATTTATACACCGGCATGGACCTCCACCAAACGTCCAAATGACCCTTCCACAACGCCAACAGAGGTACTCGTTCAGAACGGAGTAATTACCCAAATCTCGGATAAAAAAGCGTTAAACATGACGGTGCCGCAGGATGGGTACATTTTGCGTGCGCATGGAACAGCAGCAACATGGATCATGAGCCATCTATCCGTTGGGCAAACCTTGGATGCGGATTACAAGTTAAAAGCCAAAACAACCGGACAATCGGTTGATCCAAGTAATCTGGAGATGATGATTGGCGGTCACACCATTCTTGTGAACGGTGGAAAGGCAGCATCCTTTTCCCGTGATATCGCATCTTCCGGCATTGGTGGCATTCGTGCCAGAACGGCAGTAGGATACTCCCAGGATGGTCGGTATGTCTACATCATCGCCGCGGAGAAAAACAGTAACAGCAGCGGGATGTCGCTGACGGAACTGCAATCCTTTATGACCAGTGTGGGTGTCTGGAAAGGCATGAACCTGGACGGAGGCGGCTCCACAACAATGGTAACCCGTCCGTTAGGTGAGCAAACCGCCGGTCTGACGTTCAACACAGAGTATGGCACCGAGCAACGTCAGGTTGTAAACACGCTAGGTGTGTTCTCTACGGCTCCTGTAGGTAAACTGAAGGGCTTCGCCGTGAGTGGCAGCCAAACGTTGCTGGTGGGGCAAGAGGGCAAGTACACAGCCAAAGGATATGACACATACTACAACCCGATTGCAACAGGCGATATCAGCATGTCCTGGAAGTCCAGCAACAACGGCATCGTGAGTGTCAGCAATGGCACGATCAAAGGTGTGAAGCCAGGCACAGCAACGCTGACGGCAACGAGCAATGGAGCTTCATCCTCCATTAAAGTATCGGTACTGGGTGGAAGTGAACTGGCTTCCCTGACAGCAGGATCAGGTCTCGGTTCGCTCAAAGCGGGCACAACGATGTCGATTCCAGTAACGGCAACGACGAAGAGCGGACAAAGTGTTACGGTTCCGGCAGACTCGCTGACATGGGAATTTATCGGATTCAAAGGTAAAGTTTCTGCTGACCAATTAACCGTCTCTTCTGTCAATTCTGGTGCACAAGTAGGATATGCGATTGGTCGTTATGATGGTTACAGCACGGTCGTTGTACTCTCGGCTTCTGCCAGCGAAACGATCTGGGAGAACTTCGAGAACGTGAATTATCCGATTAACTTCACAACGAACGCAGCGGGTGTAACTGGTACGGCAACCGTTACAGCAGGAACTGGTGAAAAAGCCGGCTCCAATGTGCTGCAACTTGGTTATGATATGACTGCTGGAACAGGCAAAATGTACGCTTATGCACAACTGAATGGCTCTAGCGGTAGAGAGGTATCTGCTGCAGCTACATCAATGTCGATGGATGTTATGGGAGATAAAAGTCTGAACTGGCTGCGTGCCGAATTCACGGATGCCAATGGCAAAACGGTATATGCCGATCTCGCCAAGGCGATTGACTGGAACGGGTGGAAGAAGCTGAGTGTGGACCTGAACGGACTGAACATCGCCTATCCGGCGAAGCTGAAGCGGGTCTATGTGGTGAACGTGGAAGAAGGTCAGGATGAGCGTGCGAAATCAGGTACGGTTGCTTTTGACAATATCGCATTCACGATGCCTTCCAAGTCCAGTGAAGTAGGATTGCCTACGGGTACAGCTTCGCTCGTGCTTGGACAGAAATCGATGACGGTGAACGGAACGAAAAAAGCCATTGATGCAGCACCGGTCCTGAAAAATGGTACGACGTATGTGCCAATCAAACATGTTTTGGACGCTTTTGGTGGTCAGGCAAGCTGGGATAGCAAAAATCAGCGGATCACGGTATTACGTGGTGGCAAGCTGATTGATCTGGTTGTAGGGCAGAAAGAATTCACTCTGAATGGTAAAAGACAGAGCGCAACTGTTGCACCTTACGTAATAGGTGGTAGGACTTTAGTCCCGCTTAGACTCGTTTCCGAGCAACTTGGTCTGACTGTAAAATGGGAACAGAAAACGAAGACCGTTACCATCTCATCGTGATATGGTATGATATATACCGGAAACGATAGAAATGGAGTCGAACAAACGTGGATTTACAAGCCGATGCCATAGACCGCGTCATTAAAAACGCCATACAAGTCATGGAAAACAGCAAATATCAAATGTTCGAAATTATGGACG
The nucleotide sequence above comes from Paenibacillus sp. W2I17. Encoded proteins:
- a CDS encoding SwmB domain-containing protein; the protein is MNEALKGGHYAIRIGAKSFEYGDNEPFDGLNEEAWSFYTLGLGATTINSLFPINGAVSVTRDSNLQVTFSNPIDAGVGEIVIYEGGVEFEQYDMALPQSRVVISGNTLTIDPVKSFSNNATYSVDIDQGALRDKAGNDVAGTGINGWQFTFFQSDPTSLVVSSLSPSNGASGVALTGELTVTYNKELDPRYPGSVTLRNASGAVITTSTSVNSSNHRQLRIIPSSSLTSNTSYTVDIPGGLLRDKSGNLYTGLNGATSWTFRTQTLDRTAPVLKTSKMYSNTIIRLTYDKLLSSLDPLPSSFSVTVNGESRSVSTSYVSGDSVYVVLDTGVAVGQVVRIGYSPGSSTRKIQDLSMNSAAAFGARDVENSLESIMSKPREGSVYNSTLNLYYPETVYINSSEAYKQFSVTADGTSVGVSSISTNNSSLVTLNLSRSITNGEVVRVSYQPSEWAVKDSRGQALAGFNEFYVRNSIDTKNPEFQNAEVSGNKLWIRYNEPLSRSNKPLKSQYSVLVDGKAVFVNDSEIEDDLVTLTLASSVTDTQTVTLSYVPGTSRLTDLNGNPAGYLNLTPVTYTYGNGTILSGVLQGDTILINFRNALKTESALSPAQFRVQIGSNNVAVSSASASGSVVTLKLPTSASAGQTGIVSYTPGAVSLRDALNTEVDAFGPLTLQIKEVDTVTPTPTAPLKGRPSWISEVGAAESDFGQSMYIMKSDTAAVETITSRNNRPTRQFTIDETKLAQAFEYAYSSGKLNQPIMFEVPESEATASVGIPFHTLSRIAATYRTGSFGIKYSDSVWLVPLSQLEVVAMGQSAGITTAPGTAILYVQLEALPIFSLGTLEYMLTSSNAQRLANVTEVHIELYNGNTGQTVEQNIKSQFWMQLPGNTSTVLSGFTAVDSNTQTLSYIPTTFRTTTSGMVARGKLNGNQIVAPVTHLVSFPNAKPWARDAITELASKWIISADNLTAFKPDMKITRAEFAELIAKGLGLKGNRAAAQQFRDLNANSSTYAYIGAAVEAKIIEGVGDNKFQPNRFITREQMAIMLMRAMNYAGQSAPLQLSVEDTLSKFKDKKSIKSKDIVAKAVQTEIINGVSDTEFKPLAHATKAQAAVMLKRMLNRIGYL
- a CDS encoding stalk domain-containing protein, which gives rise to MLGKHGKQLEDVKGSKVKKWAIVTLAGVIWIAPVMSAGGQMWSGTSWQSVAAAASTNTSKLSEEILTSGAKLMKYRYTTTRSGSKVNVLADVIQVDLQNPYVKLDVMTGKGGNLNSKQSTGAMAKENGAVAAVNGDYFNVSGELSPIGGQVSDGVLVSTPSELSGMYALTVTKDGKPMIDEYSFDGTVKAQDGSTFALRGINKEDYTVESGAVKYSHANSMYIYTPAWTSTKRPNDPSTTPTEVLVQNGVITQISDKKALNMTVPQDGYILRAHGTAATWIMSHLSVGQTLDADYKLKAKTTGQSVDPSNLEMMIGGHTILVNGGKAASFSRDIASSGIGGIRARTAVGYSQDGRYVYIIAAEKNSNSSGMSLTELQSFMTSVGVWKGMNLDGGGSTTMVTRPLGEQTAGLTFNTEYGTEQRQVVNTLGVFSTAPVGKLKGFAVSGSQTLLVGQEGKYTAKGYDTYYNPIATGDISMSWKSSNNGIVSVSNGTIKGVKPGTATLTATSNGASSSIKVSVLGGSELASLTAGSGLGSLKAGTTMSIPVTATTKSGQSVTVPADSLTWEFIGFKGKVSADQLTVSSVNSGAQVGYAIGRYDGYSTVVVLSASASETIWENFENVNYPINFTTNAAGVTGTATVTAGTGEKAGSNVLQLGYDMTAGTGKMYAYAQLNGSSGREVSAAATSMSMDVMGDKSLNWLRAEFTDANGKTVYADLAKAIDWNGWKKLSVDLNGLNIAYPAKLKRVYVVNVEEGQDERAKSGTVAFDNIAFTMPSKSSEVGLPTGTASLVLGQKSMTVNGTKKAIDAAPVLKNGTTYVPIKHVLDAFGGQASWDSKNQRITVLRGGKLIDLVVGQKEFTLNGKRQSATVAPYVIGGRTLVPLRLVSEQLGLTVKWEQKTKTVTISS